The following proteins come from a genomic window of Maribacter sp. HTCC2170:
- a CDS encoding gliding motility-associated C-terminal domain-containing protein, with translation MNTRIYILGIGFLSTLFCSQKNNAQEAVHNFGTIQLHNTAAVGFHIDLINNGSFDQNLGLVGFYGEEESIKISGAFTPIFYDTEIAVDNGLFLDTAIGAINNVNLISGNIITPRDYTSVFSNFLDEAFYVGENAISLVDGYAAITNKESFTFPIGTNQRLRPLTIDSYGVNAQAKCAYFDEDPNSPSTFGKIFETQKKGTEYLKVSSEEFWHLEGEMPSKVTLTWDEWSNVGTLGEYLNNLKVVGWSKEQGKWINLGNSHVDGGMNYGKITSEAFVPNDYEIITIGGNDDELEEFSTMDLGNYFLTPNGDGQNDYLVLDGIKESPSNQIQIFNRYGVLVYSKSNYENDFNGVSNSKFVIDKGSSLTSGIYFYMIKLNDVRQKHQGYLYLIYNQ, from the coding sequence ATGAATACCAGAATATACATATTAGGAATTGGATTTTTATCCACCTTGTTTTGTTCCCAAAAGAACAATGCTCAAGAAGCTGTTCATAATTTTGGCACTATTCAGCTGCATAATACCGCTGCGGTTGGTTTTCATATAGATCTAATCAACAATGGTAGTTTTGATCAAAATTTAGGACTTGTGGGGTTTTATGGAGAAGAGGAATCAATAAAGATTTCTGGAGCCTTCACTCCTATCTTTTATGATACCGAAATTGCCGTGGATAATGGTTTATTTTTGGATACCGCTATTGGCGCTATCAATAACGTAAATTTGATCTCAGGTAACATTATTACTCCCAGAGATTATACCTCAGTTTTTTCGAATTTTTTGGATGAAGCTTTTTACGTTGGTGAAAATGCAATTTCACTTGTAGATGGTTACGCGGCAATAACCAATAAGGAATCGTTTACATTTCCAATTGGAACCAATCAGCGTCTACGACCTCTTACAATAGACTCGTACGGGGTGAACGCCCAAGCAAAATGTGCCTATTTCGACGAAGACCCAAATTCCCCTTCTACCTTTGGTAAAATCTTTGAAACACAAAAAAAAGGAACGGAATATTTAAAAGTGAGTTCAGAGGAATTCTGGCATTTAGAAGGTGAAATGCCCTCAAAAGTAACCCTTACCTGGGATGAATGGAGTAATGTTGGCACCTTAGGTGAATATTTGAACAACCTTAAAGTTGTAGGCTGGAGCAAGGAACAAGGCAAATGGATTAATCTAGGGAATAGCCATGTCGATGGTGGCATGAATTACGGAAAGATAACCTCTGAAGCTTTTGTACCTAATGATTATGAAATAATCACCATTGGTGGCAATGATGATGAATTGGAAGAATTCAGTACAATGGACTTGGGCAACTACTTTCTTACACCTAACGGGGATGGCCAAAATGATTACTTAGTTCTCGATGGCATCAAAGAATCACCGAGTAACCAGATCCAGATTTTTAACAGATATGGGGTTTTGGTTTATTCAAAGTCAAACTACGAAAATGACTTCAACGGGGTTTCAAACAGTAAATTTGTGATTGATAAAGGTTCTAGTTTAACATCGGGCATATACTTCTACATGATTAAACTCAATGATGTAAGACAAAAGCATCAAGGATACTTGTATCTAATTTATAATCAGTGA
- a CDS encoding gliding motility-associated C-terminal domain-containing protein, whose product MRNLYIFTLLLGFLTNAQTALYNSGNIRIHTNGQLGFHTNLINNAAFDENVGLVGFYGSNQMNISGAIPPSFFDTEIANPNGVFLQTGINSLNNTNFVIGDYITPTEYIDSYYTFIESAFYVGDSDVSKVHGYAALSSQQNFTFPVGDTEQLRPLILNSQDVNLLAYCAYFYENPNGSPTLNTSYDTAIKSHEIDQISTAEFWRLGGDALSSISISWNERSTISNLTDDVNSIIVVGWSNVSNQWESLAGSVAVGDLSEGFVTSSNFIPSYYDIITFGSSRSEPLDYLNLDNYLVSVNNDGINDFFYIPELEQSPNNHLQIYNRFGSKVFDQENYTNQFRGISNVDNFVIQRENGLPTGVYFYIVSMQDLGLDFQGFLYLTR is encoded by the coding sequence ATGAGAAATCTTTACATATTCACACTTTTATTGGGGTTTTTGACCAATGCCCAAACCGCTCTATACAATAGTGGAAACATTCGTATTCACACCAATGGGCAGCTGGGATTTCATACAAATCTGATCAATAATGCCGCATTTGATGAAAATGTTGGGTTGGTGGGCTTCTATGGCAGTAATCAAATGAACATTTCAGGTGCTATTCCCCCGTCGTTTTTCGATACTGAAATTGCAAATCCAAATGGTGTTTTTCTACAAACTGGAATCAATAGCCTTAATAATACCAATTTTGTAATTGGCGACTATATTACTCCAACCGAATACATAGATTCATATTATACGTTCATTGAAAGTGCATTTTATGTTGGTGATAGTGACGTTTCAAAAGTTCATGGATATGCTGCTTTAAGTAGCCAACAGAATTTTACTTTTCCCGTTGGAGATACAGAGCAACTTCGGCCATTGATATTAAATTCCCAAGATGTAAATCTTCTAGCATATTGTGCATATTTCTACGAAAACCCCAATGGGTCACCAACGCTAAATACGTCCTATGATACGGCAATAAAATCTCATGAAATTGATCAAATAAGTACAGCCGAATTCTGGCGTTTAGGTGGCGATGCACTTTCTTCAATAAGTATTAGTTGGAATGAAAGAAGTACTATTTCTAACCTTACAGACGATGTTAATTCTATTATTGTTGTAGGCTGGAGTAATGTCTCTAACCAATGGGAAAGTTTGGCTGGGTCAGTAGCGGTAGGTGATTTATCTGAAGGTTTTGTCACGTCAAGTAACTTTATACCTAGTTATTATGACATCATAACATTTGGTAGTTCTAGAAGTGAACCCTTAGATTATCTAAATCTTGACAATTATCTAGTTTCGGTCAATAATGATGGAATCAATGATTTTTTCTACATTCCGGAATTAGAACAATCTCCAAACAATCATCTCCAGATATATAACCGATTTGGCTCAAAGGTTTTTGATCAGGAGAATTATACAAACCAATTTAGGGGGATTTCAAATGTTGATAATTTCGTAATTCAACGTGAAAATGGGCTACCTACAGGAGTTTATTTTTATATTGTCTCGATGCAAGATTTAGGTTTGGACTTTCAAGGCTTTCTATATTTGACCCGCTAA
- a CDS encoding beta strand repeat-containing protein, translating into MYLKKLGFLLLLLGVQFMTAQVKIGENPNNIDAASIIELESTTKALVLTRVSTTQMQSISPLRGALVYNIDVQCVYYFDGNNWINLCDNNSNKTGTAIISTIDNNNGTFTFNYSDGTNFTTSNLIGPTGAKGDKGDKGDTGAAGADGINGTNGTDGAKGDKGDKGDTGAAGADGLNGTNGTDGAKGDKGDKGDTGAAGAAGIDGTNGIDGTNGTDGAKGDKGDTGAAGADGINGTNGTDGAKGDKGDKGDTGAAGVDGIDGTNGTDGAKGDKGDKGDTGTAGADGINGTNGIDGAKGDKGDKGDTGAAGTDGTNGTNGIDGAKGDKGDKGDTGAAGADGINGTNGTDGAKGDTGDTGAAGADGINGTNGIDGTNGIDGAKGDKGDKGDTGAAGADGINGTNGIDGTDGAKGDKGDKGDKGDTGAAGAAGTDGTNGTNGIDGAKGDKGDKGDTGAAGAAGINGTNGTDGAKGDTGDTGAAGADGINGTNGIDGTNGIDGAKGDKGDKGDTGAAGADGINGTNGIDGTDGAKGDKGDKGDTGAAGADGINGTNGIDGAKGDKGDKGDTGDTGAAGADGINGTNGTDGAKGDKGDKGDTGAAGADGLNGTNGIDGAKGDKGDKGDTGAAGADGINGTNGTDGAKGDTGDTGDTGAAGADGINGTNGIDGTNGIDGTNGIDGAKGDKGDTGAAGADGTNGTNGIDGTKGDKGDKGDTGAAGANGINGTNGIDGAKGDKGDKGDTGASGADGINGTNGTDGAKGDKGDTGAAGADGINGTNGTDGAKGDKGDKGDKGDTGTAGADGINGTNGTDGAKGDTGDTGAAGADGINGTNGIDGTNGIDGAKGDKGDKGDTGAAGADGINGTNGIDGTDGAKGDKGDKGDTGAAGADGINGTNGIDGAKGDTGDTGAAGADGINGTNGIDGTNGIDGAKGDKGDKGDTGAAGADGINGTNGIDGTDGAKGDKGDKGDTGAAGADGINGTNGIDGAKGDKGDKGDKGDTGTAGIDGINGLDGTNGIDGTDGAKGDKGDKGVTGAAGADGINGTNGIDGAKGDKGDKGDTGAAGADGINGTNGIDGAKGDKGDKGDTGAAGTDGINGTNGLDGTNGIDGDKGDKGDKGDTGTAGIDGINGLDGTNGIDGTDGAKGDKGDKGVTGAAGADGINGTNGIDGAKGDKGDKGDTGAAGADGINGTNGIDGAKGDKGDKGDTGAAGTDGINGTNGLDGTNGIDGAKGDKGDKGDTGAAGAAGIDGTNGIDGTNGTDGAKGDKGDKGDKGDTGAAGAAGIDGTNGIDGTNGTDGAKGDKGDKGDKGDKGDKGDKGDKGDTGAAGADGINGTDGAKGDKGDKGDDGDSFIKAFGKVNSNGSALRIQNATVQRLSTGRYRVTLSSSRSTANYIVQLTVEESYSRRDNIDIHITSQTSSSFEVVISEGDNGGTANTVRDRKWHFTVMDY; encoded by the coding sequence ATGTACCTAAAAAAGTTAGGTTTCCTACTTCTACTACTGGGAGTTCAATTTATGACTGCTCAGGTCAAAATTGGAGAAAATCCGAATAACATAGATGCAGCTTCCATTATTGAATTGGAGAGCACGACTAAGGCCTTGGTTCTTACCCGAGTCTCTACAACGCAAATGCAAAGCATTTCACCACTTAGAGGTGCTTTGGTCTATAATATCGATGTACAATGTGTTTACTATTTCGATGGAAACAATTGGATAAACCTATGCGATAATAATTCCAATAAAACTGGAACAGCCATTATATCTACAATCGACAATAACAACGGAACATTTACTTTCAATTATTCCGATGGTACAAATTTCACAACTTCAAACCTTATTGGACCTACCGGGGCAAAAGGAGATAAAGGAGACAAAGGTGATACCGGAGCTGCTGGTGCAGATGGTATCAACGGAACCAACGGAACTGATGGTGCTAAGGGTGACAAAGGAGATAAAGGTGATACCGGAGCTGCTGGTGCAGATGGTCTCAATGGAACCAACGGAACAGATGGCGCTAAAGGGGATAAAGGTGACAAGGGCGATACCGGAGCTGCTGGTGCAGCTGGTATTGACGGAACCAACGGAATAGATGGAACCAACGGAACTGATGGTGCTAAAGGTGATAAAGGTGATACCGGGGCTGCTGGTGCAGATGGTATCAATGGAACCAACGGAACTGATGGTGCTAAGGGTGACAAAGGAGATAAAGGTGATACCGGAGCCGCTGGTGTAGATGGTATTGACGGAACCAACGGAACAGATGGTGCTAAAGGTGACAAAGGTGACAAAGGTGATACCGGAACAGCTGGTGCAGATGGTATTAATGGAACCAACGGAATAGATGGCGCTAAAGGTGACAAAGGTGACAAGGGTGATACCGGTGCAGCTGGTACTGATGGAACCAATGGAACCAACGGAATAGACGGTGCTAAAGGTGATAAAGGTGACAAGGGTGATACCGGAGCTGCCGGTGCAGATGGTATTAATGGAACCAACGGAACAGATGGCGCTAAAGGAGATACTGGAGATACTGGAGCTGCCGGTGCAGATGGAATCAACGGAACCAACGGAATAGACGGAACCAACGGAATAGATGGTGCTAAAGGTGACAAAGGTGACAAGGGTGATACCGGAGCAGCTGGTGCAGATGGTATCAACGGAACCAATGGAATAGACGGAACAGATGGCGCTAAAGGTGACAAGGGTGACAAGGGTGACAAGGGCGATACCGGAGCTGCTGGTGCAGCTGGTACTGATGGAACCAATGGAACCAACGGAATAGACGGTGCTAAAGGTGATAAAGGTGACAAGGGTGATACCGGAGCTGCCGGTGCAGCTGGTATTAATGGAACCAACGGAACAGATGGCGCTAAAGGAGATACTGGAGATACTGGAGCTGCCGGTGCAGATGGAATCAACGGAACCAACGGAATAGACGGAACCAACGGAATAGATGGTGCTAAAGGTGACAAAGGTGACAAGGGTGATACCGGAGCAGCTGGTGCAGATGGTATCAACGGAACCAATGGAATAGACGGAACAGATGGCGCTAAAGGTGACAAGGGTGACAAGGGCGATACCGGAGCTGCTGGTGCAGATGGTATCAATGGAACTAACGGAATAGACGGTGCTAAAGGTGATAAAGGTGACAAGGGTGATACCGGTGATACCGGAGCCGCTGGTGCAGATGGTATAAACGGAACCAACGGAACTGATGGTGCTAAGGGTGACAAAGGAGATAAAGGTGATACCGGAGCTGCTGGTGCAGATGGTCTCAATGGAACCAACGGAATAGACGGTGCTAAAGGTGATAAAGGTGACAAGGGTGATACCGGAGCTGCCGGTGCAGATGGTATTAATGGAACCAACGGAACAGATGGCGCTAAAGGAGATACTGGAGATACTGGAGATACTGGAGCTGCCGGTGCAGATGGAATCAACGGAACCAACGGAATAGACGGAACCAACGGAATAGACGGAACCAACGGAATAGATGGTGCTAAAGGCGACAAAGGTGATACCGGAGCTGCTGGTGCAGATGGAACCAATGGAACGAACGGAATAGATGGTACTAAAGGTGACAAAGGAGATAAAGGTGATACCGGAGCCGCTGGTGCAAATGGTATCAATGGAACCAACGGAATAGACGGCGCTAAAGGTGATAAAGGCGACAAAGGTGATACCGGAGCTTCCGGTGCAGATGGTATTAATGGAACCAACGGAACTGATGGTGCTAAAGGTGATAAAGGTGATACCGGGGCTGCTGGTGCAGATGGTATCAATGGAACCAACGGAACTGATGGTGCTAAAGGAGATAAAGGTGACAAAGGTGACAAAGGTGATACCGGAACAGCTGGTGCAGATGGTATTAATGGAACCAACGGAACAGATGGCGCTAAAGGAGATACTGGAGATACTGGAGCTGCCGGTGCAGATGGAATCAACGGAACCAACGGAATAGACGGAACCAACGGAATAGATGGTGCTAAAGGTGACAAAGGTGACAAGGGTGATACCGGAGCAGCTGGTGCAGATGGTATCAACGGAACCAATGGAATAGACGGAACAGATGGCGCTAAAGGTGACAAGGGTGACAAGGGCGATACCGGAGCTGCTGGTGCAGATGGTATCAATGGAACCAACGGAATAGATGGCGCTAAAGGAGATACTGGAGATACTGGAGCTGCCGGTGCAGATGGAATCAACGGAACCAACGGAATAGACGGAACCAACGGAATAGATGGTGCTAAAGGTGACAAAGGTGACAAGGGTGATACCGGAGCAGCTGGTGCAGATGGTATCAACGGAACCAATGGAATAGACGGAACAGATGGCGCTAAAGGTGACAAGGGTGACAAGGGCGATACCGGAGCTGCTGGTGCAGATGGTATCAATGGAACCAACGGAATAGACGGTGCTAAAGGTGATAAAGGTGACAAAGGAGACAAGGGTGACACCGGTACCGCTGGTATTGATGGAATCAATGGATTAGATGGAACCAACGGAATAGACGGAACAGATGGCGCTAAAGGTGATAAAGGTGACAAGGGGGTTACCGGAGCCGCTGGTGCAGATGGTATCAATGGAACCAACGGAATAGATGGTGCTAAAGGTGACAAGGGTGACAAAGGAGATACCGGAGCTGCTGGTGCAGATGGTATTAATGGAACCAACGGAATAGACGGCGCCAAAGGAGATAAAGGTGACAAGGGCGATACCGGAGCCGCTGGTACAGATGGTATCAATGGAACCAACGGATTGGATGGAACCAACGGAATAGATGGTGATAAAGGTGACAAAGGAGACAAGGGTGACACCGGTACCGCTGGTATTGATGGAATCAATGGATTAGATGGAACCAACGGAATAGACGGAACAGATGGCGCTAAAGGTGATAAAGGTGACAAGGGGGTTACCGGAGCCGCTGGTGCAGATGGTATCAATGGAACCAACGGAATAGATGGTGCTAAAGGTGACAAGGGTGACAAAGGAGATACCGGAGCTGCTGGTGCAGATGGTATTAATGGAACCAACGGAATAGACGGCGCCAAAGGAGATAAAGGTGACAAGGGCGATACCGGAGCCGCTGGTACAGATGGTATCAATGGAACCAACGGATTGGATGGAACCAACGGAATAGATGGTGCTAAAGGTGACAAAGGAGACAAAGGTGATACCGGAGCTGCTGGTGCAGCTGGTATTGACGGAACCAACGGAATAGACGGAACCAACGGAACTGATGGCGCTAAAGGAGATAAAGGCGACAAAGGAGACAAGGGTGATACCGGAGCTGCTGGTGCAGCTGGTATTGACGGAACCAACGGAATAGACGGAACCAACGGAACTGATGGCGCTAAAGGAGATAAAGGTGACAAAGGTGATAAAGGTGATAAAGGTGACAAAGGTGACAAGGGTGACAAGGGCGATACCGGAGCTGCTGGTGCAGATGGTATCAACGGAACTGATGGCGCCAAAGGAGATAAAGGTGACAAGGGTGATGACGGAGATTCCTTTATAAAGGCATTTGGCAAAGTTAATTCCAATGGATCGGCATTACGTATTCAAAATGCGACGGTTCAAAGGTTATCCACAGGAAGATATAGGGTCACTCTAAGTTCATCAAGATCCACAGCAAACTATATTGTTCAATTAACAGTTGAAGAATCTTATTCCAGAAGGGACAATATCGATATTCATATTACATCCCAAACTTCTTCAAGCTTTGAAGTAGTCATTTCAGAAGGAGACAATGGAGGTACGGCTAATACAGTAAGAGATAGAAAGTGGCACTTTACCGTAATGGATTATTAA
- a CDS encoding outer membrane protein — protein MTRSSALLVFFVLMGTTLGAQSLFVKQIEGRVYSKNEDVAATHVLNITADKASITDLNGFFSITAKLNDTLVFSAIQFKRKIVVISNEVLKSKLLYVPLEDAVNELDEVIVMPYNLTGDMSTDLSRAEIEPVVTASTLGLPNAYVVPPTQAERKLYEATTGGGILPLNPILNGISGRTKMLKERVARNEKYERTQRVRAFYPDSLYRIEFKIPEVNIDDFMYFCEVDTAFQVVVDSHDRFKIWEFMRKKSVVYRKNNELD, from the coding sequence ATGACGAGAAGTAGTGCACTTCTGGTCTTTTTTGTCTTAATGGGCACCACCTTGGGCGCACAATCTTTATTTGTAAAGCAAATAGAAGGTCGTGTTTATAGTAAAAATGAAGATGTTGCGGCTACCCATGTACTAAATATAACCGCCGATAAAGCTTCAATTACAGATTTAAACGGCTTTTTCTCAATTACCGCCAAGCTTAACGATACGTTGGTGTTTTCCGCTATTCAGTTCAAAAGAAAGATTGTTGTCATTTCCAATGAAGTACTAAAAAGCAAGTTGCTTTATGTGCCTTTAGAGGATGCCGTAAACGAGCTTGATGAAGTAATTGTTATGCCTTATAACCTCACTGGGGATATGTCAACTGATTTATCGCGTGCAGAAATTGAACCCGTGGTTACTGCTTCAACCTTGGGATTGCCAAATGCTTATGTAGTACCCCCGACCCAAGCTGAGCGTAAGTTGTATGAAGCCACTACTGGCGGCGGAATTTTACCGCTGAACCCTATCTTAAACGGCATTTCTGGCCGTACAAAAATGCTTAAAGAGCGGGTTGCCCGCAATGAAAAGTATGAACGTACCCAAAGGGTAAGGGCATTTTATCCGGACTCTTTATATCGCATTGAGTTTAAAATACCAGAGGTAAACATAGACGATTTCATGTACTTCTGTGAGGTGGATACCGCTTTTCAAGTTGTAGTTGACTCTCATGACAGATTTAAGATTTGGGAGTTCATGCGTAAAAAAAGTGTTGTTTATAGAAAAAACAATGAACTTGATTAA